From Anopheles coluzzii chromosome 3, AcolN3, whole genome shotgun sequence, the proteins below share one genomic window:
- the LOC120955635 gene encoding alpha-catulin isoform X4, which translates to MSLSRSMVEGSGSNVVGGAGTTATSEFMLDIKIKSVEKTLVPLMKQISTLVQHRSEQQHHTSEQKMRAIGRVGQAVNLAVERFVTVGETIADDNPEIKQDMYDACKEARAAGSSIERLCDIAATDPTVGYSPRPNPIDDRGPMIRAARTLLSSVTRVLLLADIVVVKQLLLAKDRVARTLGRLESVANFTEFVKAFSVFGAEMVELAHVTGNRQNDLKDERRRAQMSSARQVLERSTMMLLTSSKTCLRHSECAHSKENRDTVFCQMRRAMDLIHYVVKDGILESASDRNALRQVPEWDSERATAFTCLRHFSRLIEISRPSYDRNAGPGGGGVPPGGISGSVQGPPPSVKDRTPTMGPPLLSKECISPTQVRDKETGIAEHRRDRDLMRRNSERDRERERERERDRDRDRNSIGHSREYSTREREFPKYDNKADLGISIFSTDTREQLLAALDKVCEKTQDFTDSAYTSHEHRENILLLCDRAKLELNQLMRIAVSMEQYPNSSFDIDGAIESVLAAAHDLTTQLTLTAQDQSAELSHIIKSGIDIANSLRNIALNQELDRLQECADRFHEHIDHMLEVCKLLRQIALTETLQVQAKFTEINVRIYGPQVITAARALTSHPQSKIAKENLEVFVDMWQWLSTDVTTITKEVIDLAQSSTKMDKTTEYLSLPRPGKHGTTSKPLKPTRLDSEEQEKIAKTGLEMKMVTNEMDAETDKWNGASEENNDIVKRAKNMSAMAFSMYQFTKGEGTLRTTQDLFTQAEYFAEEANRLYKVVRQFSYQVPAGPPKKELLEHLDKVPTYVQTLQFTVKDPTVGKAATFVKVDHVIQETKNLMNVISKVVSTCFVCADRIFEQTGVPFDNRLINVPAVASVSIEPSSTSTKSAKDKVTHLPAQTSVPFIRYPRNRGRLLLSKYR; encoded by the exons ATCTCAACCCTAGTGCAGCATcgttcggagcagcagcatcacacaTCGGAGCAGAAAATGCGCGCCATTGGACGGGTCGGCCAGGCGGTGAACCTGGCGGTGGAGCGGTTCGTAACGGTCGGCGAGACAATCGCAGATGACAATCCCGAGATTAAGCAGGACATGTACGATGCCTGCAAGGAGGCACGAGCAGCCG GCTCATCGATAGAGCGCTTATGTGATATAGCGGCAACAGATCCGACGGTCGGATACTCGCCGCGGCCAAACCCGATCGACGACAGGGGACCGATGATACGCGCCGCCCGGACGCTGCTCAGTTCGGTGACGCGTGTCCTGCTGCTGGCGGACATTGTGGTCGTGAAGCAGTTATTATTAGCCAAAGACAGG GTAGCTAGAACTTTAGGTAGATTAGAATCAGTGGCCAATTTTACAGAATTCGTGAAAGCGTTCTCAGTGTTCGGTGCAGAGATGGTCGAGCTGGCGCATGTTACAG GCAATCGACAGAACGACTTGAAGGACGAGCGAAGACGGGCCCAGATGTCCTCGGCACGACAAGTTCTCGAGCGTTCGACAATGATGCTGCTAACATCATCGAAG ACGTGTCTACGGCATTCCGAATGTGCCCACTCGAAGGAAAACCGTGATACGGTGTTCTGCCAGATGCGACGAGCAATGGACCTGATACACTACGTGGTGAAGGACGGCATCCTAGAGTCCGCATCGGACCGGAACGCATTAAGGCAG GTACCGGAGTGGGATTCGGAGCGTGCGACGGCATTTACCTGCCTGCGGCACTTTTCCCGCCTGATCGAGATATCTCGTCCGAGCTATGATCGTAATGCCGGCCCTGGAGGCGGTGGTGTACCACCGGGTGGTATCTCGGGCAGTGTTCAAGGACCGCCACCGAGCGTCAAGGACCGCACACCGACGATGGGACCTCCACTCTTGTCCAAGGAGTGCATCTCACCGACCCAGGTGCGCGACAAGGAAACGGGCATCGCCGAGCATCGGCGCGACCGTGACCTGATGCGGCGAAACAGCGAGCGGGACCGGGAGCGGGAACGGGAGCGTGAGCGGGACCGGGACCGTGACAGAAATTCCATTGGCCATTCCAGAGAGTATAGTACTAGGGAGCGCGAGTTTCCCAAATATGACAATAAGGCGGAT CTAGGAATTTCGATATTCTCGACGGACACCCGGGAGCAGCTGCTCGCCGCCCTGGACAAGGTGTGCGAGAAGACGCAAGACTTTACCGATTCGGCCTACACCAGCCACGAGCATCGCGAGAACATACTGCTGCTGTGCGACCGGGCCAAGCTGGAGCTGAACCAGCTGATGCGCATCGCGGTCAGCATGGAGCAGTACCCGAACTCGTCCTTCGACATCGACGGTGCGATCGAGAGCGTGCTGGCGGCGGCCCACGACCTGACGACGCAGCTGACGCTGACCGCCCAGGACCAGTCGGCCGAGCTGTCGCACATCATCAAATCCGGCATCGACATTGCCAACTCGCTCAGGAACATTGCCTTAAACCAGGAACTCGACCGGCTGCAGGAGTGCGCCGACCGGTTCCATGAGCATATCGATCACATGCTGGAG GTGTGCAAACTGCTGCGCCAGATAGCTTTAACCGAAACACTTCAAGTACAAGCCAAGTTTACCGAAATTAATGTTAGAATCTACGGACCACAGGTGATAACGGCCGCCCGGGCACTAACCTCGCATCCGCAGAGCAAGATCGCGAAGGAAAATCTCGAAGTGTTCGTCGACATGTGGCAGTGGCTGTCAACGGACGTCACCACGATCACGAAGGAGGTGATCGATCTGGCGCAGTCGTCCACGAAGATGGACAAAACCACCGAATACCTAAGTCTTCCGCGGCCAGGT AAGCACGGCACCACGTCGAAGCCGCTGAAACCTACTCGGCTCGATTCGGAGGAGCAGGAGAAAATTGCCAAAACCGGACTGGAGATGAAGATGGTAACGAACGAGATGGATGCCGAGACTGACAAGTGGAACGGTGCGTCCGAGGAGAACAATGACATCGTTAAAAG AGCAAAGAACATGTCCGCGATGGCATTTTCGATGTACCAGTTCACCAAAGGCGAAGGTACGCTCCGCACGACGCAGGACCTGTTCACGCAGGCCGAATACTTTGCCGAGGAGGCGAACCGGCTGTACAAGGTGGTGCGGCAGTTCTCGTACCAGGTGCCAGCCGGCCCGCCGAAGAAGGAGCTGCTCGAGCATCTCGACAAGGTGCCGACGTACGTGCAGACGCTGCAGTTCACGGTGAAGGACCCGACCGTCGGCAAGGCGGCCACCTTCGTCAAAGTCGACCACGTCATCCAGGAGACGAAGAATCTGATGAATGTGATATCAAAGGTTGTTTCCACCTGCTTCGTGTGCGCGGACCGG ATCTTCGAGCAGACGGGCGTCCCGTTCGACAACCGGCTCATAAACGTGCCGGCCGTCGCGAGCGTCTCGATCGAACCGTCCTCCACTAGCACGAAGTCCGCCAAAGACAAGGTAACGCACCTTCCGGCACAAACGTCGGTACCGTTCATCCGCTACCCGCGGAACCGGGGACGGCTACTGCTGTCCAAGTATCGCTAG
- the LOC120955635 gene encoding alpha-catulin isoform X5, with the protein MAATYGCPGQISTLVQHRSEQQHHTSEQKMRAIGRVGQAVNLAVERFVTVGETIADDNPEIKQDMYDACKEARAAGSSIERLCDIAATDPTVGYSPRPNPIDDRGPMIRAARTLLSSVTRVLLLADIVVVKQLLLAKDRVARTLGRLESVANFTEFVKAFSVFGAEMVELAHVTGNRQNDLKDERRRAQMSSARQVLERSTMMLLTSSKTCLRHSECAHSKENRDTVFCQMRRAMDLIHYVVKDGILESASDRNALRQVPEWDSERATAFTCLRHFSRLIEISRPSYDRNAGPGGGGVPPGGISGSVQGPPPSVKDRTPTMGPPLLSKECISPTQVRDKETGIAEHRRDRDLMRRNSERDRERERERERDRDRDRNSIGHSREYSTREREFPKYDNKADLGISIFSTDTREQLLAALDKVCEKTQDFTDSAYTSHEHRENILLLCDRAKLELNQLMRIAVSMEQYPNSSFDIDGAIESVLAAAHDLTTQLTLTAQDQSAELSHIIKSGIDIANSLRNIALNQELDRLQECADRFHEHIDHMLEVCKLLRQIALTETLQVQAKFTEINVRIYGPQVITAARALTSHPQSKIAKENLEVFVDMWQWLSTDVTTITKEVIDLAQSSTKMDKTTEYLSLPRPGKHGTTSKPLKPTRLDSEEQEKIAKTGLEMKMVTNEMDAETDKWNGASEENNDIVKRAKNMSAMAFSMYQFTKGEGTLRTTQDLFTQAEYFAEEANRLYKVVRQFSYQVPAGPPKKELLEHLDKVPTYVQTLQFTVKDPTVGKAATFVKVDHVIQETKNLMNVISKVVSTCFVCADRIFEQTGVPFDNRLINVPAVASVSIEPSSTSTKSAKDKVTHLPAQTSVPFIRYPRNRGRLLLSKYR; encoded by the exons ATCTCAACCCTAGTGCAGCATcgttcggagcagcagcatcacacaTCGGAGCAGAAAATGCGCGCCATTGGACGGGTCGGCCAGGCGGTGAACCTGGCGGTGGAGCGGTTCGTAACGGTCGGCGAGACAATCGCAGATGACAATCCCGAGATTAAGCAGGACATGTACGATGCCTGCAAGGAGGCACGAGCAGCCG GCTCATCGATAGAGCGCTTATGTGATATAGCGGCAACAGATCCGACGGTCGGATACTCGCCGCGGCCAAACCCGATCGACGACAGGGGACCGATGATACGCGCCGCCCGGACGCTGCTCAGTTCGGTGACGCGTGTCCTGCTGCTGGCGGACATTGTGGTCGTGAAGCAGTTATTATTAGCCAAAGACAGG GTAGCTAGAACTTTAGGTAGATTAGAATCAGTGGCCAATTTTACAGAATTCGTGAAAGCGTTCTCAGTGTTCGGTGCAGAGATGGTCGAGCTGGCGCATGTTACAG GCAATCGACAGAACGACTTGAAGGACGAGCGAAGACGGGCCCAGATGTCCTCGGCACGACAAGTTCTCGAGCGTTCGACAATGATGCTGCTAACATCATCGAAG ACGTGTCTACGGCATTCCGAATGTGCCCACTCGAAGGAAAACCGTGATACGGTGTTCTGCCAGATGCGACGAGCAATGGACCTGATACACTACGTGGTGAAGGACGGCATCCTAGAGTCCGCATCGGACCGGAACGCATTAAGGCAG GTACCGGAGTGGGATTCGGAGCGTGCGACGGCATTTACCTGCCTGCGGCACTTTTCCCGCCTGATCGAGATATCTCGTCCGAGCTATGATCGTAATGCCGGCCCTGGAGGCGGTGGTGTACCACCGGGTGGTATCTCGGGCAGTGTTCAAGGACCGCCACCGAGCGTCAAGGACCGCACACCGACGATGGGACCTCCACTCTTGTCCAAGGAGTGCATCTCACCGACCCAGGTGCGCGACAAGGAAACGGGCATCGCCGAGCATCGGCGCGACCGTGACCTGATGCGGCGAAACAGCGAGCGGGACCGGGAGCGGGAACGGGAGCGTGAGCGGGACCGGGACCGTGACAGAAATTCCATTGGCCATTCCAGAGAGTATAGTACTAGGGAGCGCGAGTTTCCCAAATATGACAATAAGGCGGAT CTAGGAATTTCGATATTCTCGACGGACACCCGGGAGCAGCTGCTCGCCGCCCTGGACAAGGTGTGCGAGAAGACGCAAGACTTTACCGATTCGGCCTACACCAGCCACGAGCATCGCGAGAACATACTGCTGCTGTGCGACCGGGCCAAGCTGGAGCTGAACCAGCTGATGCGCATCGCGGTCAGCATGGAGCAGTACCCGAACTCGTCCTTCGACATCGACGGTGCGATCGAGAGCGTGCTGGCGGCGGCCCACGACCTGACGACGCAGCTGACGCTGACCGCCCAGGACCAGTCGGCCGAGCTGTCGCACATCATCAAATCCGGCATCGACATTGCCAACTCGCTCAGGAACATTGCCTTAAACCAGGAACTCGACCGGCTGCAGGAGTGCGCCGACCGGTTCCATGAGCATATCGATCACATGCTGGAG GTGTGCAAACTGCTGCGCCAGATAGCTTTAACCGAAACACTTCAAGTACAAGCCAAGTTTACCGAAATTAATGTTAGAATCTACGGACCACAGGTGATAACGGCCGCCCGGGCACTAACCTCGCATCCGCAGAGCAAGATCGCGAAGGAAAATCTCGAAGTGTTCGTCGACATGTGGCAGTGGCTGTCAACGGACGTCACCACGATCACGAAGGAGGTGATCGATCTGGCGCAGTCGTCCACGAAGATGGACAAAACCACCGAATACCTAAGTCTTCCGCGGCCAGGT AAGCACGGCACCACGTCGAAGCCGCTGAAACCTACTCGGCTCGATTCGGAGGAGCAGGAGAAAATTGCCAAAACCGGACTGGAGATGAAGATGGTAACGAACGAGATGGATGCCGAGACTGACAAGTGGAACGGTGCGTCCGAGGAGAACAATGACATCGTTAAAAG AGCAAAGAACATGTCCGCGATGGCATTTTCGATGTACCAGTTCACCAAAGGCGAAGGTACGCTCCGCACGACGCAGGACCTGTTCACGCAGGCCGAATACTTTGCCGAGGAGGCGAACCGGCTGTACAAGGTGGTGCGGCAGTTCTCGTACCAGGTGCCAGCCGGCCCGCCGAAGAAGGAGCTGCTCGAGCATCTCGACAAGGTGCCGACGTACGTGCAGACGCTGCAGTTCACGGTGAAGGACCCGACCGTCGGCAAGGCGGCCACCTTCGTCAAAGTCGACCACGTCATCCAGGAGACGAAGAATCTGATGAATGTGATATCAAAGGTTGTTTCCACCTGCTTCGTGTGCGCGGACCGG ATCTTCGAGCAGACGGGCGTCCCGTTCGACAACCGGCTCATAAACGTGCCGGCCGTCGCGAGCGTCTCGATCGAACCGTCCTCCACTAGCACGAAGTCCGCCAAAGACAAGGTAACGCACCTTCCGGCACAAACGTCGGTACCGTTCATCCGCTACCCGCGGAACCGGGGACGGCTACTGCTGTCCAAGTATCGCTAG
- the LOC120955636 gene encoding probable isoaspartyl peptidase/L-asparaginase GA20639 — protein MLFPWEWLVLSVLLSNFKYCMGVVEPVLIVHGGAGTVSEDRIPGKLRGVTLAAKVGYQVLARNGTVVEAVEQAVRIMEADRFFNAGYGAALNIEGDVELDASIMDGATKATGSLSGLRDLLHPISLARDVMERSGHNFLIGDGLVSFALDRGFRFLEPPGQLVTQYSMDALEEWKASDQSYRSGEGGTVGAVAIDANGNIAAATSTGGVTGKRVGRVGDTPIIGSGTYADNGLGGVSLTGDGDIIMKVCLAYDVLRTAQLTDRALQPVADELLDAMSAALGGTAGLVALDRAGNVAVAHNSLHMSWAYQRGDTVAYGASKEDFNLMPATDTPFDPLPGGM, from the exons ATGTTGTTCCCTTGGGAATGGTTAGTTTTGTCTGTATTGTTGTCAAACTTTAAG TACTGCATGGGTGTGGTGGAACCCGTTCTAATCGTGCACGGTGGAGCAGGGACCGTTTCGGAAGATCGTATACCGGGCAAACTGCGCGGTGTCACACTGGCGGCCAAGGTCGGCTACCAAGTGCTGGCCCGCAATGGCACGGTGGTGGAAGCGGTCGAGCAAGCCGTGCGCATCATGGAGGCGGATCGGTTCTTCAACGCCGGCTACGGAGCGGCCCTCAACATCGAGGGAGACGTCGAACTGGACGCCAGCATAATGGACGGTGCAACGAAGGCCACCGGCAGCCTGAGCGGCCTGCGCGATCTGCTTCACCCGATCTCGCTGGCCCGTGACGTAATGGAACGCTCCGGCCATAACTTCCTCATCGGAGACGGATTGGTTTCCTTCGCGCTGGACCGTGGCTTTCGCTTTCTGGAGCCCCCGGGACAGCTGGTCACCCAGTACTCAATGGATGCCCTCGAGGAGTGGAAAGCATCCGACCAAAGCTACCGCTCGGGCGAAGGTGGTACGGTCGGTGCGGTAGCGATCGATGCAAATGGCAACATTGCAGCGGCTACCTCGACCGGCGGTGTCACAGGCAAGCGGGTCGGACGCGTCGGAGACACGCCTATCATTGGGTCCGGGACGTACGCCGATAACGGGTTGGGCGGTGTGTCACTCACAGGCGATGGCGATATCATCATGAAAGTATGCCTCGCGTACGATGTGCTGCGGACGGCTCAGCTGACCGACCGCGCGCTGCAACCGGTCGCCGACGAGCTGCTGGACGCGATGAGCGCCGCGCTCGGCGGTACGGCCGGACTGGTGGCGCTGGACCGGGCGGGCAATGTAGCTGTCGCACACAACTCGCTGCACATGTCGTGGGCTTATCAACGGGGCGATACGGTAGCGTACGGGGCGAGCAAGGAAGATTTCAACCTGATGCCTGCCACTGACACCCCGTTCGATCCACTCCCGGGAGGGATGTGA